In the Epinephelus fuscoguttatus linkage group LG10, E.fuscoguttatus.final_Chr_v1 genome, GCAGCAGGTACGAGACCTGGACATGCAGTACAGCCAGATGAGGGCGCCGGGCATCTACGGTGGTATCGCCTTTAGCCTGACCTTGGGGGTCCTCTCGCTGCTGTTTGTTGTCGCCGGGAACAGACCGCCCCACTTGATGTCCCGGAAGCTTCTGTATGGAGCGCTGGTGTTTCAGGCGGTGGGTGCGGTGGCTTACGTAGTGGCTGTGGGGCTCTACCTGCACTTTATCATCAGGGTCAACTCCACAGATGTGTGTCAGCAGCGTGAGAGGCTGTACGCCAGGAATGGATACACATGGATGAACTGTGATGTGAGCGGGGCAGATGCAGCCGTGGCTCTGTTTGGGCTCATCACAGCCATCCTGTACACCGCCGGCACGGTGCTCACCATCCAGACGATCCGAGGAGTGAGGCGCTATCTGCAGGAGCGGAAACGCAGAGATGCCGAAAAACAGCGGGCCCGAGGCCACCCACAGGGATACCCACTGAGGGCTGAAACCACCTCTGTGTGAGAGAACGGACagctggggcctgtatcacaaaTAAGATCAGTGGGTTACCGATATGACTGTGGCTCTCTGGTATCATGAAGCTGGCTCACTCTTAACCAGGGTTAGATCACCATGGAAACCTATGCTGCACAGCTAACCTGCTCTGAAGCAGGTTATGTTCAGAGCAGCATCTTTCCTTAAGGGTCCTAACACGGATAAAAGTAGTGAGTTTACTTTACAACAAACTGACTGTCTGTGTTGATGCTGATTTTATACCCTTCtgccatcactgcagctcaggaTGACATGAAGTTAAGTATTTAAGTTTTTTAGACTCAGTCAGATAACTATAAAGTAATTGTTTATCAGAACAAAACTCCACATGCACTGTAAAttacaaatacaacattttgGTACTGCTCTGCTTTGACAGCAATAACAGCTTCTCACTGCTTTAAGTGTGTCACATTCTAGGTGTGTGATTTCTATTGTGTATTTAATCCTGATAAACAGCAGTTTTTGCTGCAGCTGCCTATAGcagtttcattttataaaacattaaatactCCACTGTAAGTTTTCTGAGAGTGCACTTGTGGCTGGATCAGTAAACACAGTGAACTGAGCCAGTTAATGAGCAGCGTCTTAAGCTTTAGTTATCCAGGATCATCAATGTTGGGCTCAGTGAAGCCAGGTCAAAGAGAGCCAGACTTAACCTTCACTTGCTTTGTGATAAAAGTCCAATCTGTTTGTACTGTAAATTGGATTATACTGTGTGAACTCAGTCAGGGATTTATATGAATGTTTTTAACATGTACACTAATGTTTAATTCATGTGCTTTTATATCAAAGTGTGACTTTATAATGCAAagtttttaaaagtgaaactgTACAAGAATGTATCTACTCCAGATTAAACCTCCATCAATGAGATTCTGTTTAAGACTGCTGTTTATGATTACAAGTGTGATAAAGAAAACAGCCTATAGGGGGCACCTGAACTCTGTACAACTCCTGTTGTTGTGGTCACTCTGTGTCCCCTCCAGAGGCTTCCTGCCAGCCATGACATCACTGCTGTATGTCCCCCACTCTCCACTGTCACACAATGggccacacatacacagaggacacagcagTGATGTAACTGCTGGACTGTTCAATCGGGACTTAATTACTAACAAAAGAAATTCTCCAGAGTGAGGCAATAACCCAAGTTCTAATTTTACCATTTCAGATAATACAATGCGGTGATTGTATCACAGCAGCACTACCAAGACTACGTGACATTAGCCGAGAGAAATGCAGGCTTGTTGCTCGGTGTTGTGCACTTCTTAACTatgcacattttcttttttaagattttGAAAAGGGCCAGTTCATTCaaattacaaatacattttgatagTATCCAGCAAAGTAGTTTCAGTGTTATGTAATGAGTTCTGACATGAGCAATTTACGAGTATTTTCAGAATCAACTGATCTAGGATCTAATTGAGCTGTACTTTTCTCAGTCCTGTAGGACAGTCAATTGACAGTTTGGGGGTTTGGATGGTTGGTTGGACACAAAAAGCTGTCCAATATATCATTTAtatcaaacaaacaataaaccaagaaaaaaaattggtaGTGAAACTGATCAGGAAAATAATTGGTTTCTGCCGTAGATTCATCTGACAATTACTGTCTTAATTGAGTGGTacataaaatgtcaccaaatttaaaaaaaaaaaaaaaaaaaaaaaaaaaatcattattccTTAAATTTGATGACGTTTTCAAGTAACTTTTTTTGTCTGACCATCGGTCTAAATTCCTAAAatgattacatttacaatgataaaaaataGAGAGAAGCAGTGACTGCATTTGACAAGCTGGAATCAGAAACTGTTTGGCATTCTTGTCTTGAAAAAGACAAAGTGTTTGAGCTCTGGAAtagaatttttattttcaaaagcaGTAAAAAAATTAAGAACTCGAGCAAACTTTCTAGAAACGTGGAGAAAGCACAGGCCAGATCAGCACTGTTTTGTGGATTATCCTGTGCTCTTTTAGGACAgtcaaatgtaatgtttcaatGTCTGGATCACTACAAACAAAATTCCATTGACCTGCAATGAGCTGGGTAAAGTTTCAGAAGCAAGTCAGTAAAAATCCCAAGCCATCTGCATGGCTGGATACTGACAAAgcctttaaaacaaatgtgactGGTAGCTGCACAAAGTACCCTTTAAGTATCCCCCCCCCTCCACAAGAAGTCAAAGTCAACATATTGTGGTTATCTGAAAACTTTAATTTATTATATAGCAAAAGTAGCTCTCTTGTGCGATTTGCCATTTTTGAGAAGTCTGTAACACTGTTCTGAGAACATTCATTGAGCTGGTAAGAACTGTAGGATCCCCCCCGTTCAGCATTTACTCACCACTGCAGCACCACTCTGAACTCTGCACGCCCCCGAGAACACAAACCTGGAATATCAGCCTTTTGAAATAATCATCTTTTCTCTCAGAGAATATTAGTACGCTTCAGTGACTAGGTCACTTTAAAGTATTAAACTCCTAAGAGTTAGTTTAACAGTTTACTAACTCCAACAACTGTAAGGCCATCAGCCGCGAACAAACGGAGGAAACGTCTgctacaacacaaaaacagaatggTCCATGTCTCAAAGTACCATTTAACATAGAGTCTCAAAAGTCTAATAAAAAGCATTCAAAGTGCTTCTTCAAATTAAAGATATGGTAAAAATCAATTACATGTGAAGATTTAATCAACAtaaagtgttataaaaaatTGCATTGCGTTTCAAGGGGCATAGAGTTAACAGTAGAAAAAGTAAATAACAAAACACAGTCTCTCTGGTCCAGAAGCATGTTCAGAATACTCTGAGGTTTTTGGAGGGAGCCGTACAAATTAATGCAGAGCATCAAGACCAACAGTCCTGATTCCACAGTTCTCCATCTAAAATCCTGGATAAGAGGTTGACACCAGCTGTTGCGGAGGGGGGGCAGAAGTTAGAGGGGTGTGACAAAATAGTCTGCAGGTTTCTGGTAGCTGTGTGCTTGCTGGTTGTGTGTTTGAAtttgttcctgctgctgctgttgctgttgctgctgctgctggatgaTCTGTCGGACTTCCTCTTCCAGCTCTGGTGGAATGATGAGCTGGTCATCGGGGTCCGGCTGGGCAGGAGCGTTGAAGTAGCCTCCCTGCTTCCTGACGGGGGCATCAGCTGCCTCCTCTATGAGGTCCTGGTTTCTTCCTTGGCAAGCCACCGAGCCGTTAGCTCGAGCCCTGCGGCCCAGAGTGCCTGACTGAACCTCTCCGCTGAGGCaggaagaagagggagggaCGGGGGAGGACGGGGAGGAGAAGGGAAGAGGTGAAGGCTGGTGATGTGTAGCTACAGCAGGATGGATATTTGTGCTtggctgagtgtgtgtttggggtgcTGGGCAGTCATGGCGGCGCAGACAGTGGACATCAGCTTCCACTTCTACACGGCTGCCATTAGAGAAGACACCAGCGATGGGCTCCTCGTCCTCGCTGTCGACTCCGTTGTCAGACAGCGCTCCAGAGAACTGTCTGTGGAAGCTCCCACCTCCACAGGCTGGTCTCCGCACGCCGGCTCGTCCTGGCAGGTTCAGGTGGGATGTCAGAGGCTCGGTCTGAGGTGGTGGCTCCTCTGAGGATGCCGTGGATCCCACCTCACTGCTCATCTCAGAGGTGCTGAACTCGCTGCTCAGCTCGCTCACTGTTCCTGAGGAGGCCGGCGGCAGCGGTATGCCGCCATCACCACTTGCTGAGTAGgggtgtgtgctggtgtgtgcGCCCAGGCCGGGGCTGGGAGGGGGAGGTGGCGGCtcacagaaacagcagcagtctTCGGTGATGCTGAGCTGGACGACCACAGCGCTGAGGCTGTCGGAGCAGCCGTAGCTCTGAGCCAGTGTCACTAGCTTCTTCGCTGCAGCCAGAGCATCCGGGACATTCCTGACTGCCTCCACTGCTTCGCTGGGAGACAACATGTCCCACAGGCCTCGGCTGCCCAGGACAAAGAACTCGTCCTGGGGTGTGAGGGTCACTGTGGAGACGTGCGGTCTGGGGGTCACAGACGGGCACAGGAAGGAATAACCCATAATTCTGGTGGAGTCCGTTACACCACTCACTTTGTTATCCTGCAGAAGAGAAGGATAAGGAGCTGTCATGTAGTTCTTTCAGAAACTACACTCTGCAACTCAAATCAAAACAGTGTAATTGATGAATAgagctacaggtaagaggaaaatatgtgtatttatttttgggtgaaatgtccctttaatcatcaacattttatttacttgCTATCAATCTGCAAATCTATTAATAAACACGTTTTAGCAGCACCAGTCAACACCATCAACAGTATCTAGAACATGAGCTTGTCTTTACCTCAGTGATGATGGCGTTATACTTCCGGACCCTTTGGTACTCTGGCTCCTCTTTGACGGTGTGTGTGGTGGAGAGTTGCATAGCTTTACCGTCGCGGCACAAAACAGCCTGGCACCTGCCGACATTGGCAGCCTTCAGGGTGAAGCAGCCGCCGTGCTCGCCTGGAGCCACCGGGTCGTGTCTGATGTGACATAAAGCCGCGGAGCCACCCATCCTCTGGCCTGCTGTGCCCAGTTTCCTGCAGCAAAgcagcacacaaacactttgTGAAGAGAGTGATGATCACAGTCGCTGCAACAAGCTGTGGAAGTATTCAGGGGTGACTGTTGTGACTTCTTTGTGAATCGTATAAGCTGTTTGTTTACCGCTGCATGGTGAGGAAAGTGTTGGTCATGTAATCTTCCTGCCTCTGGCCTCTGTGCAGCTCCTCTGCTAGCACGTCTCCCATGGTGCACTGCAGCAGGTAAGGCACCTCGACGTTCCTGTCTCCATCAAAAACTCCATACAGAGCTTCACGAATTCCACAGAAGCTGTCCAGCGCCAGAGCAGCCACACACAGCCTGAGAACAATAACAAGGACATCGACTACTGATCTCTGTGCAACAATTCTGCCAAGAAATATAGCTGAACATCCCTGACTTCATCTCAACACATCTACGTGAGTTACGTCTTCATTTACATCTGAATGgtccaaaatgcagcagcaagcCTTCTGACACACTAGATGCTTAAAACATGAATGTAGTCCTGGCTGCACTGCAGTAATGTTCATTGCATTCTAAAATTGTGAGCTcttgttaaatacattttacagcTTTGAGGAGTTTGGTTCTCTTATGTATATTTTCTGAGCGTCAGCCTTCATATTCTGCAGGGAAAATGGATAATGATCCTGCATGTCCAAGgttaaagatgaaaacattttattgccAACAGTTGCATCTGTCAGATCTGCGCCAACATAGATTTGCTGACCAAAACTTTGCTGTCTGGGCTGAAAACTTGCTTTTACTGTTTCAGCTGAGGTCAGGTCAGCTGAGCTATTGTTTTTGAACAATTCATTAAATGCATATTTGTATACATTGGCATTTCTATAATTTAGTTTATGctggtttttatgtttttattgaaaaatctttatttcattactattgtattttttttcattctttgaaAGCACAGTGTACCTGTGGTTTGGGAAAGTGCTCACTGACCTGAGTGTGTTTTAATGGACTTTGAGAGATCAATAAAATACCTTAGTTCAAAAGGAAAAATGGCAGTGAGTAGATGAATAGACAAAGAAAGAGTGGGAGGAGGACTAACTTGTTTTTGACTCCAGAGGCCTCGGTGTAGCCGTGGCTCCAGACTGCAGGGGCCCCATGGCTCTCACTCACGCATGGGGCCGAAGGAGATGGATCTACCCTGAAACATTTGATATTACTGcaaaagagaaggagaagagaaaaaaaacgtcAGCTAGTTGGTTTCATGAGTCAATGACACATAAACTTTCCATAGATTATTTATAAAAATTATTACTGCTACAGGATCTTTGAGGCTCATACTTGAGGAGCTCCAGGCTCTTATGGTCTAGGTTGAGGCGAGGATTGCCTGTGAGGTCCAGCTCCTGAAGCTTTGGAGGAAGTGTTTCTGGCAGGGTCACCTCAGTCAGCTCATTGCAGCTCAAGTCGACACACTGCAGAAGCACAACCAGTGTTAATTTCGTTAACAAAAACTATGACTAGATGTAGTTATTCGTTTTTCCCTTCCTCAGGGGTTCTGTTCTGCATAAAAGCTCTGACGCTAATTCACGATGAAGCTTTTCAAAATTCTGATTGAGGAGTTTCTTGCATCAATACAGAATCGTCAATATCGTCAGAACCTTCAGTAGATTATTTTGCCACCCttattctgcacacacacatgcacagacaggaGAACGGAACCGTCATTTGGGTAGGCAGAGATTAGGGAGTTACTCTGAGATTACAAAGGATTTCCTTATCTGGCCCAACCCAATAACGATGAACACAGAGGTAGACAGATagaaagagagataaagaggGAGAAGGAGCACACTTTCATCTGAGTAGAATGACGTTGACTTTCATCCTTTATTTCCAAAACTACTTCCACAAGGCACCAAACTAGGACAATAGCAAATACTCTCCTGtggagaggtgtgtgtggatgtgtgtcaAGAAGAAAGAACAGCTAAATGAATGAAAGGAAACAGAGCTTAAAATACCAGCGTATATAAGACTAACCTTGATCTCAGGCAGCTGGAGCACCTCAGGGAATGCGTTGATGCAGTTGGAGTGGGCGGAGAGTGTGTGCATACGCTGACAGCTGAGGATGGTGGTGGGCACGGCCCTCAGTCTGTTGCCACTCAgatccagctcctccagctgctcTAGTCGTGCCAGTTTACTGCAGGAGGTGGAGGTACGGTTATATCAGAGTGCTGGcactgcaaactttattttaggGAACCATATTTATCAAACTCATCTCTCTTGTGACCTAAACCTGTTTCTGAAGCAATGCTGagattttttctgtttcttaatTAATCCTTCAATACAGCTAAAGTCAAGGTATGAATCTACCACTTCAATGTAGGTGTCACACACTGGTTTACTCTTTTGCAAGCTGAGTTTGAGAGCAGTTCGGTATTTTACCTGGCAGTGAAGGTCTGCAGCTGGTTGTAGGCAAGGTGAAGCACCCTGAGGTGGCCGTGTCCACTCAGCAGAGGGACACACTTGTCTGTCAAGCCGTTATTGGTCACATAGAGTTCCTCCAGGTTGCTGAAGCTGTCCTCTGATAGGCTGGCTGCAGGGAGGTTCTCCAGCTTATTGGCCGACACATTTAGGTATCTCAAGCTGTGATGAAATCCCAGCAGAGAACACAAACTTAGTACTTGAACAAATGGCTTGACAAAAACTGACAGATGGGAGTGGAAAAAATAGAGAAAGATGGATGGAAAGAAAGATGTGGAAATTCACATGGAAGAAAGAAATGTGGCGAGAAAAAGAAAGGGGATGTTGTGTTGTTGCGTGCACCTCTGTGCTTTGATGAACAGGTTGTGTGGGAGCTCAGTCAGATAGTTGTGTTGGAGGTCCAGGACCTCGAGCTGTGATCTCTCCAGCCTCTCTGCCAGCTGACACACTTGGTTCCAGCCTGCCAGCAGTTTCCTCAGGCTCCCACTGGACAGCAGCCTacacaacagacaaacaacatAGCGAGCTCAGCCTCTCTCTGTGTAATCTGTCAGAGTGAACTCTGTTTTACCCCGATGAGGACACAGCAGTATTTCATGTGTTTCTGTTATAATGACCCAATTTTGTCATTGAGGTACAATACACTGAATTAACTCTTTAATGATGGCTGGCTAGATGGAGAGACCTAAGAAAGAGCTTGACCTCAAGTTGGAATAACATTTTGTGCTTCATGTAGCCTGTAGTTGGACCACCGTCATCAGAAGCAATGATCAAATTGTGAAGGAAACAAATTTCAGTTGCTGCCACAGGCTGTGCACAGACTGAAAATAGCACTGCACTGGAGTAGGCGTGTTGCTACAGGTACAGAAGACACATTTTGGAATAATATGTCTATTTAAAGAGTTTAAAGACTTACCAGCATTATTGCCATCCAGTGTATCTGTATGTAGTGTCTGTACCATACTGAAGGAAAGTCTACCCTGAAATTATCCTGCTTCCTAAAAGAACGCTGCATATCATAATCTTCACTgtttattaataaattacaaacttttttattaaaattgtcttttttgtttttcacctgAAAAGGGCTGCTACATTTTTTTACCATAAAGACCTCAACATACATCAGACTGGTTTGTTATGACTCGATATTCTACTTTTCTATTAAGGGGACATCCAGGGCTCaactttttcatctttttagTAGCATCTCATGTTTTGTCCTTGAAACACAATGTACGAGGTGAGTTATACTAGAATTATTGCTATCATACACCATCTGTGTTTGTGGTAATGTGTGTTCATGCTGTGATGCTCtgaaccattcattcatttcctgaGGTAGGCTAAAACTTTCCGTTGACAAGCTTGATATCACATTTAAGTGTGACACAGCTTCTTCGAAGATATGAGAAGAGTGATGTAACTTACTGATAGAGTATTAAATAACCACCACACCCACTGATCTAGGGTATATTTACCTCCACCAAGCGCTTTGCACGATGCTCTGCTGCAGGAGTTGAGCAGCAAGACTCAATATTTCTCAGGTGAAAGCAAGTTTCTTgggaaaatgcaaatgtatttatcttttttcttcCCATTCATTTTTTCTCCCCC is a window encoding:
- the si:ch211-191a24.4 gene encoding MARVEL domain-containing protein 3 gives rise to the protein MSQPPRSNRGHRERNGDHRHYRDSHDDRQSSGDRSSSRPPYYPREADSPPKHAREVPRVEHHESKCTHICSRRGIVLICAVLTNSLVLICVVAAQMVTSGMSSMGGLGGFNINSNFNLQGTELQQVRDLDMQYSQMRAPGIYGGIAFSLTLGVLSLLFVVAGNRPPHLMSRKLLYGALVFQAVGAVAYVVAVGLYLHFIIRVNSTDVCQQRERLYARNGYTWMNCDVSGADAAVALFGLITAILYTAGTVLTIQTIRGVRRYLQERKRRDAEKQRARGHPQGYPLRAETTSV